Proteins from a genomic interval of Streptomyces sp. NBC_00820:
- the nuoK gene encoding NADH-quinone oxidoreductase subunit NuoK encodes MNPVNYLYLAALLFTIGATGVLIRRNAIVVFMCIELMLNACNLAFVVFSRMHGNLDGQIIAFFTMVVAAAEVVVGLAIIVSLFRTRHSASVDDASLMKL; translated from the coding sequence GTGAATCCCGTCAACTACCTCTACCTCGCCGCCTTGCTGTTCACCATCGGCGCGACCGGGGTGCTGATCCGGCGCAACGCGATCGTCGTGTTCATGTGCATCGAGCTGATGCTCAACGCCTGCAACCTCGCGTTCGTCGTCTTCTCCCGGATGCACGGCAACCTCGACGGCCAGATCATCGCCTTCTTCACGATGGTCGTCGCCGCCGCGGAGGTCGTGGTGGGTCTCGCGATCATCGTGTCGCTGTTCCGTACCCGCCACTCGGCCTCGGTCGACGACGCCAGCCTGATGAAGCTGTAA
- the nuoL gene encoding NADH-quinone oxidoreductase subunit L: MENLIALLIAAPLLGAAVLLVGGRRFDAVGHWIGTLLSATSFVLGVILFADLLGKDAEHRTLTQHLWTWISVGSFQADVTFRLDQLSMTFVLLITGVGSLIHLYSIGYMEHDERRRRFFGYLNLFLAAMLLLVLADNYLLLYVGWEGVGLASYLLIGFWQHKPSAATAAKKAFLVNRVGDMGLSIAIMLMFTTFGTFAFGPVLSHAGDASEGRLTAIGLMLLLAACGKSAQVPLQSWLGDAMEGPTPVSALIHAATMVTAGVYLIVRSAAIFNGAPDAQLVVTVVGGVTLLFGAIVGCAKDDIKKALAGSTMSQIGYMVLAAGLGPIGYAFAIMHLVTHGFFKAGLFLGAGSVMHGMNDEVDMRHYGGLRKYMPVTFVTFGLGYLAIIGFPFLSGFYSKDAIIEAAFAKGGTQGWILGGVTLLGAAITAFYMTRVMLMTFFGEKRWQADAEGHEPHPHESPKVMTIPMIVLAIGSVGAGFFFHLGDRFVHWLEPITGHSEGNSPVSAMTVTAATLVCLVVGVGIAYVMYGRKPVPAVAPRGSLLTRAARRDLLQDDFNHVVLVRGGEHLTRSLVYLDHTLVDGVVNGTAAAFGGLSGRLRRVQNGFARSYAVSMFGGAALLVAATLLMRAV, encoded by the coding sequence GTGGAGAACCTGATCGCGCTGCTCATCGCGGCGCCCCTGCTCGGAGCGGCCGTCCTCCTGGTCGGCGGCCGGCGGTTCGACGCCGTCGGCCACTGGATCGGCACGCTGTTGTCGGCCACCTCCTTCGTGCTCGGCGTGATCCTCTTCGCCGACCTGCTCGGCAAGGACGCCGAACACCGCACCCTGACGCAGCACCTGTGGACGTGGATCTCGGTCGGCAGCTTCCAGGCGGACGTCACCTTCCGCCTCGACCAGCTGTCGATGACGTTCGTGCTGCTGATCACCGGCGTCGGCTCGCTGATCCACCTGTACTCGATCGGGTACATGGAGCACGACGAGCGGCGCCGCCGTTTCTTCGGCTACCTGAACCTGTTCCTCGCGGCGATGCTGCTGCTCGTCCTCGCCGACAACTACCTGCTGCTGTACGTGGGCTGGGAGGGCGTCGGTCTCGCCTCGTACCTGCTGATCGGCTTCTGGCAGCACAAGCCCAGCGCGGCCACGGCCGCGAAGAAGGCCTTCCTGGTCAACCGCGTCGGCGACATGGGCCTGTCGATCGCGATCATGCTGATGTTCACCACCTTCGGCACCTTCGCCTTCGGCCCGGTCCTCAGCCACGCCGGTGACGCCTCCGAGGGCAGGCTGACCGCGATCGGCCTGATGCTGCTGCTCGCCGCGTGCGGCAAGTCGGCCCAGGTCCCGCTTCAGTCCTGGCTAGGGGACGCGATGGAGGGCCCGACCCCGGTCTCGGCCCTGATCCACGCCGCGACCATGGTGACCGCGGGCGTCTACCTGATCGTCCGCTCCGCCGCGATCTTCAACGGCGCGCCGGACGCGCAGCTCGTGGTCACCGTGGTCGGTGGCGTCACGCTGCTGTTCGGTGCGATCGTCGGTTGCGCGAAGGACGACATCAAGAAGGCGCTGGCCGGCTCGACCATGTCGCAGATCGGCTACATGGTGCTCGCGGCGGGCCTGGGCCCGATCGGCTACGCCTTCGCGATCATGCACCTGGTGACGCACGGCTTCTTCAAGGCCGGGCTGTTCCTCGGCGCCGGCTCGGTCATGCACGGCATGAACGACGAGGTCGACATGCGGCACTACGGCGGCCTGCGCAAGTACATGCCGGTCACCTTCGTCACCTTCGGCCTCGGCTACCTGGCCATCATCGGCTTCCCGTTCCTGTCCGGGTTCTACTCCAAGGACGCGATCATCGAGGCCGCCTTCGCCAAGGGCGGCACCCAGGGCTGGATCCTCGGCGGCGTGACCCTGCTGGGCGCGGCCATCACCGCGTTCTACATGACGCGCGTGATGCTGATGACGTTCTTCGGAGAGAAGCGCTGGCAGGCCGACGCGGAGGGCCACGAGCCGCACCCGCACGAGTCCCCGAAGGTCATGACGATCCCGATGATCGTGCTGGCGATCGGCTCGGTCGGCGCCGGCTTCTTCTTCCACCTCGGCGACCGCTTCGTCCACTGGCTGGAGCCCATCACCGGCCACAGCGAGGGGAACTCCCCGGTCAGCGCCATGACGGTGACCGCCGCGACCCTGGTCTGCCTGGTCGTCGGCGTCGGCATCGCCTACGTGATGTACGGCCGCAAGCCGGTTCCGGCCGTCGCCCCGCGTGGCTCGCTGCTCACCCGCGCCGCCCGGCGCGACCTGCTCCAGGACGACTTCAACCACGTCGTCCTGGTGCGCGGCGGCGAGCACCTCACGCGCTCCCTGGTGTACCTCGACCACACCCTGGTCGACGGTGTCGTCAACGGCACGGCGGCCGCCTTCGGCGGACTGTCCGGACGGCTGCGCCGGGTCCAGAACGGCTTCGCCCGCTCCTACGCGGTCTCGATGTTCGGCGGTGCGGCACTCCTGGTCGCCGCGACCCTGCTGATGAGGGCGGTCTGA
- a CDS encoding NADH-quinone oxidoreductase subunit M produces the protein MSFPLLTATAALPALGALATAAVPARQRTAAKWLALLVSLATLALAIVVLVRFDPDGARYQLTESHAWIKDFGVRYELGVDGIAAVLVGLTALLMPFIILAGWNDADPSPSSQLSSSRGGPKETGPYHWRPTQGFFALILAVEAMVVISFEATDVFLFYIFFEAMLIPMYFLIGGFGDRAHAQGEAAAATQRSYAAVKFLLYNLAGGLVMLAAVIGLYVVAGNFSLQEIAQARAGGSLHMATDTERWLFLGFFFAFAVKAPLWPLHTWLPNAMQESTAPVAVLITAVVDKVGTFAMLRFCLQLFPEASKWATPVILVLALVSIVYGALLAVGQRDIKRLVAYASISHFGFIVMGIFAMTSQGQSGATLYMVNHGISTAALMLVAGFLISRRGSRLIADYGGVQKVAPVLAGTFLIGGLATLSLPGLAPFVSEFLVLVGTFARYPVIGIIATFGIVLAALYTLVLYQRTMTGPVKPEVSKMPDLRPRELLVVAPLIVLLIFLGVYPKPLTGIVDPAVKQTLSDVHKKDPKPAVEAAK, from the coding sequence ATGTCCTTTCCCCTGCTGACAGCGACGGCGGCGCTCCCGGCCCTCGGGGCCCTCGCCACGGCCGCCGTACCGGCCAGGCAGCGCACCGCGGCCAAATGGCTCGCGCTGCTCGTCTCGCTGGCCACACTCGCCCTGGCGATCGTCGTCCTGGTCCGCTTCGACCCGGACGGCGCGCGTTACCAGCTCACCGAATCCCACGCCTGGATCAAGGACTTCGGGGTCCGCTACGAGCTGGGTGTCGACGGCATCGCCGCGGTGCTCGTCGGGCTGACCGCCCTGCTGATGCCGTTCATCATCCTCGCGGGCTGGAACGACGCCGACCCTTCCCCAAGCTCTCAACTCAGTTCGAGCAGGGGAGGCCCCAAGGAGACCGGCCCCTATCACTGGCGGCCGACGCAGGGCTTCTTCGCCCTGATCCTCGCCGTCGAGGCCATGGTGGTCATCTCCTTCGAGGCCACCGACGTCTTCCTCTTCTACATCTTCTTCGAAGCCATGCTGATCCCGATGTACTTCCTGATCGGCGGCTTCGGGGACCGCGCCCACGCGCAGGGCGAGGCGGCGGCCGCCACGCAACGGTCGTACGCCGCCGTGAAGTTCCTGCTCTACAACCTGGCCGGCGGTCTGGTCATGCTGGCCGCGGTCATCGGCCTGTACGTGGTCGCCGGGAACTTCAGCCTCCAGGAGATCGCGCAGGCCCGCGCGGGCGGCTCGCTGCACATGGCGACGGACACCGAACGCTGGCTGTTCCTCGGCTTCTTCTTCGCCTTCGCGGTGAAGGCGCCGCTGTGGCCGCTGCACACCTGGCTGCCCAACGCGATGCAGGAGTCGACCGCCCCGGTCGCCGTCCTCATCACCGCGGTCGTCGACAAGGTGGGCACCTTCGCGATGCTCCGCTTCTGCCTCCAGCTCTTCCCGGAGGCCAGCAAGTGGGCGACGCCGGTCATCCTCGTCCTGGCGCTCGTGAGCATCGTCTACGGTGCCCTGCTCGCCGTCGGCCAGCGGGACATCAAGCGGCTGGTGGCCTACGCGTCCATCTCGCACTTCGGCTTCATCGTCATGGGCATCTTCGCGATGACCAGCCAGGGCCAGTCCGGCGCCACGCTCTACATGGTCAACCACGGGATCTCCACGGCCGCGCTGATGCTGGTCGCCGGCTTCCTGATCTCCCGGCGCGGCTCGCGGCTCATCGCCGACTACGGCGGTGTGCAGAAGGTCGCCCCGGTGCTCGCCGGCACGTTCCTGATCGGCGGTCTCGCCACCCTCTCACTGCCAGGACTCGCGCCGTTCGTGAGCGAGTTCCTGGTCCTGGTCGGCACGTTCGCGCGCTACCCGGTGATCGGCATCATCGCCACCTTCGGCATCGTCCTCGCCGCGCTGTACACGCTCGTGCTCTACCAGCGGACGATGACCGGCCCGGTGAAGCCGGAGGTCTCGAAGATGCCCGACCTGCGCCCGCGTGAACTGCTGGTCGTCGCACCGCTGATCGTTCTGCTGATCTTCCTGGGCGTCTACCCGAAGCCCCTCACGGGCATCGTCGACCCGGCGGTCAAGCAGACCCTGTCCGACGTACACAAGAAGGACCCCAAGCCCGCGGTGGAGGCGGCCAAGTGA
- the nuoN gene encoding NADH-quinone oxidoreductase subunit NuoN, whose translation MSTAAVHSLWTTAADPISKIDAPKIEYGQLSPTLIVAGAALVGVLVEAFVPRRSRYYAQVFVSVVALCAAFAAIVALAADGYGTTKAHVAAMGAIAVDGPSLFLQGIIVLAGLVGLFTFAERRLDPAAHGSRVDSFAAQAASVPGSDGEKAAVKAGFTTTEVFPLLLFAIAGMLVFPSANDLLTLFVALEVFSLPLYLLCALARRKRLMSQEAAVKYFLLGAFASAFTLFGIALLYGYAGSVSYARIAQVVDGTVTNVDPALAGTMGNDALLLMGSALIVMGLLFKVGAVPFHMWTPDVYQGAPTPVTGFMAAATKVAAFGALLRLLYVVLPGMRWDWRPVMWAVAIITMLGGAIIAITQTDIKRLLAYSSVAHAGFILAGVIATSKDGVSAVLFYLAGYSFVTIGAFAVVTLVRDAGGEATHLSKWAGLGRRSPLVAAVFAVFLLAFAGIPLTSGFAGKFAVFKAAADGGAAPLVVVGVISSAIAAFFYIRVIVLMFFSEPKPDGPTVAVPSPLTMAAIGVGLAVTLVLGVAPQYFLDLANQASVFVR comes from the coding sequence GTGAGCACAGCAGCCGTCCACAGCCTGTGGACAACGGCGGCCGATCCGATCTCGAAGATCGACGCGCCGAAGATCGAATACGGACAATTGTCGCCGACGCTCATTGTCGCCGGTGCCGCGCTGGTCGGCGTCCTCGTCGAGGCGTTCGTCCCTCGCAGGTCCCGCTACTACGCGCAGGTGTTCGTGTCCGTCGTGGCGCTGTGCGCCGCGTTCGCCGCGATCGTCGCGCTCGCGGCCGACGGGTACGGCACCACGAAGGCGCATGTCGCGGCCATGGGCGCGATCGCGGTCGACGGACCGTCCCTGTTCCTGCAGGGCATCATCGTGCTGGCCGGTCTGGTCGGCCTCTTCACCTTCGCCGAGCGTCGCCTGGACCCGGCCGCGCACGGCAGCCGGGTCGACTCCTTCGCCGCGCAGGCCGCGTCCGTGCCGGGCAGCGACGGCGAGAAGGCCGCGGTGAAGGCCGGGTTCACCACCACCGAGGTCTTCCCGCTGCTGCTCTTCGCCATCGCGGGCATGCTGGTGTTCCCCTCGGCCAACGACCTGCTGACGCTGTTCGTGGCCCTGGAGGTCTTCTCCCTCCCGCTGTACCTGCTGTGCGCGCTGGCCCGCCGCAAGCGGCTGATGTCGCAGGAGGCCGCGGTCAAGTACTTCCTGCTCGGAGCGTTCGCCTCCGCGTTCACGCTGTTCGGTATCGCCCTGCTGTACGGCTACGCGGGCTCGGTGTCGTACGCGCGCATCGCGCAGGTCGTCGACGGCACCGTCACCAACGTCGACCCGGCGCTGGCCGGCACGATGGGCAACGACGCGCTGCTGCTGATGGGCAGCGCCCTGATCGTGATGGGCCTGCTGTTCAAGGTGGGCGCGGTGCCGTTCCACATGTGGACGCCCGACGTGTACCAGGGCGCGCCCACCCCGGTGACCGGCTTCATGGCGGCGGCGACGAAGGTGGCGGCGTTCGGCGCGCTGCTGCGCCTGCTGTACGTCGTCCTGCCCGGCATGCGCTGGGACTGGCGGCCGGTCATGTGGGCGGTGGCGATCATCACCATGCTGGGCGGTGCGATCATCGCGATCACCCAGACCGACATCAAGCGGCTGCTGGCGTACTCGTCCGTCGCGCACGCGGGCTTCATCCTCGCGGGTGTCATCGCGACCTCGAAGGACGGCGTCTCGGCCGTGCTGTTCTACCTGGCCGGGTACTCGTTCGTGACGATCGGCGCGTTCGCGGTGGTCACGCTGGTGCGCGACGCGGGCGGCGAGGCGACCCACCTGTCCAAGTGGGCCGGGCTCGGCCGGCGCTCCCCGCTGGTCGCGGCGGTCTTCGCGGTGTTCCTGCTGGCCTTCGCCGGCATCCCGCTGACCTCGGGCTTCGCGGGGAAGTTCGCCGTGTTCAAGGCGGCGGCGGACGGCGGCGCGGCCCCACTGGTCGTGGTCGGTGTGATCTCCTCGGCGATCGCCGCGTTCTTCTACATCCGCGTGATCGTGCTGATGTTCTTCAGCGAGCCCAAGCCCGACGGGCCGACCGTGGCCGTGCCCTCACCGCTGACCATGGCGGCGATCGGCGTGGGCCTGGCGGTGACGCTGGTCCTGGGTGTGGCACCGCAGTACTTCCTGGACCTGGCGAACCAGGCGAGCGTGTTCGTGCGCTGA
- a CDS encoding Uma2 family endonuclease has translation MSVTPKASQSSWPIPPEGGWTADDLDRLPNLPPHTELIDGSLVFVSPQTLFHARAVDFFNWQLQSLAPEEFEVIREFTIDIDRQNRPEPDVVVVRADVVEDPYQTRFPAESVVLAIEVVSEDSVSRDRETKPMKYARAKIPYYWRVENERGRAAVHAFELEPTTGRYTSVGIFRERMKVDAPFPADLDLTGIRVRREKSE, from the coding sequence ATGAGCGTCACACCGAAGGCGTCCCAGTCCAGCTGGCCGATCCCGCCGGAGGGCGGCTGGACCGCCGACGACCTCGACCGGCTTCCGAACCTGCCTCCGCATACGGAGCTGATCGACGGGAGCCTGGTCTTCGTGAGTCCGCAGACTCTGTTTCACGCCCGCGCTGTCGACTTCTTCAATTGGCAGCTCCAGTCGCTGGCACCTGAGGAATTCGAGGTCATCCGCGAGTTCACCATCGACATCGACCGCCAGAACAGGCCCGAACCGGATGTGGTCGTCGTGCGGGCGGACGTGGTGGAAGATCCGTACCAGACGCGCTTTCCCGCGGAGTCCGTCGTCCTGGCCATCGAAGTCGTCTCCGAGGACTCGGTCTCCCGTGACCGGGAGACCAAACCGATGAAGTACGCCCGCGCGAAGATCCCCTACTACTGGCGGGTCGAGAACGAAAGGGGCCGTGCGGCGGTTCACGCGTTCGAGCTGGAGCCGACCACAGGCAGGTACACCAGCGTCGGGATCTTCCGTGAGCGGATGAAAGTGGACGCTCCGTTCCCCGCAGACCTCGACCTCACCGGAATCAGGGTGCGGCGCGAGAAGAGCGAGTGA
- the recQ gene encoding DNA helicase RecQ: MRGTGVIEEMPEATESEALATLHRVFGYEAFRGEQGEVIEHVVAGGDAVVLMPTGGGKSLCYQIPSLVRPGTGIVVSPLIALMQDQVDALRALGVRAGFINSTQGFDERRTVEAEFLAGELDLLYLAPERLRVEATLDLLSRGKISVFAIDEAHCVSQWGHDFRPDYLSLSLLGERWPDVPRIALTATATHATHQEITQRLNMPTARHFVASFDRPNIQYRIVPKADPKKQLLAFLREEHAGDAGIVYCLSRNSVERTAEFLSGNGVEAVPYHAGLDAGTRARHQARFLREEGLVVVATIAFGMGIDKPDVRFVAHLDLPKSIEGYYQETGRAGRDGAPSTAWMAYGLNDVVQQRKLIQSGEGDEAFRRRAGAHLDAMLALCETVQCRRGQLLAYFGQDPEAAACGNCDTCVAPPETWDGTVAAQKVLSTVVRLQRERGQKFGAVQIADILLGKRTAKVIQFDHDQLSVFGIGQDLGEAEWRGVIRQLLAQGMLAVEGEYGTLALTEASGSVLRREREVPLRKEPKKPATSRSGAASGRGDRKAKAAAPELPEELLPAFEALRAWRAEQAREQGVPPYVIFHDATLREIVARGPASVRDLGTVGGVGEKKLAKYGEGVLAVLSALGEPGRPQAAPATAAAVDEEPDPGYWPETEDEPGPEPEDWM, encoded by the coding sequence ATGCGCGGAACGGGCGTGATCGAGGAGATGCCAGAGGCGACCGAGAGCGAGGCACTTGCCACGCTGCACCGGGTCTTCGGGTACGAAGCCTTCCGCGGTGAGCAGGGAGAGGTCATCGAGCATGTGGTGGCGGGCGGTGACGCCGTCGTCCTCATGCCGACCGGTGGCGGCAAGTCGCTGTGCTACCAGATCCCGTCCCTGGTCAGGCCCGGTACGGGCATCGTGGTCTCCCCGCTGATCGCGTTGATGCAGGACCAGGTGGACGCGCTGCGCGCCCTGGGCGTGCGGGCCGGCTTCATCAACTCCACGCAGGGCTTCGACGAGCGGCGCACGGTCGAGGCCGAGTTCCTCGCCGGTGAGCTGGACCTGCTGTACCTGGCCCCGGAGCGGCTGCGCGTGGAGGCCACGCTCGACCTGCTCTCGCGCGGCAAGATCTCCGTCTTCGCGATCGACGAGGCCCACTGTGTGTCCCAGTGGGGCCACGACTTCCGCCCCGACTACCTGTCGCTCTCCCTGCTCGGCGAGCGCTGGCCGGACGTGCCGCGGATCGCGCTCACGGCGACGGCGACGCACGCCACCCACCAGGAGATCACCCAGCGGCTGAACATGCCGACGGCCCGGCACTTCGTGGCCAGCTTCGACCGTCCCAACATCCAGTACCGGATCGTGCCCAAGGCCGACCCGAAGAAGCAGCTCCTCGCCTTCCTGCGGGAGGAGCACGCGGGCGACGCGGGCATCGTGTACTGCCTCTCGCGCAACTCGGTGGAGCGGACGGCCGAGTTCCTGAGCGGCAACGGCGTCGAGGCGGTGCCGTACCACGCCGGTCTGGACGCGGGCACACGCGCGCGGCACCAGGCCCGGTTCCTGCGCGAGGAGGGCCTGGTCGTCGTCGCGACCATCGCCTTCGGCATGGGCATCGACAAGCCGGACGTGCGTTTCGTCGCCCACCTGGACCTGCCCAAGTCGATCGAGGGCTACTACCAGGAGACGGGGCGCGCGGGCCGCGACGGCGCCCCTTCCACCGCGTGGATGGCCTACGGCCTGAACGACGTCGTCCAGCAGCGCAAGCTGATCCAGTCCGGCGAGGGCGACGAGGCGTTCCGCCGCCGGGCCGGCGCCCACCTCGACGCCATGCTCGCGTTGTGCGAGACGGTCCAGTGCCGGCGCGGCCAGCTGCTCGCCTATTTCGGCCAGGACCCCGAAGCGGCGGCCTGCGGCAACTGCGACACCTGCGTCGCCCCGCCGGAGACCTGGGACGGCACGGTCGCCGCGCAGAAGGTTCTGTCCACGGTGGTCAGGCTCCAGCGCGAGCGCGGGCAGAAGTTCGGCGCGGTGCAGATCGCCGACATCCTGCTCGGCAAGCGCACGGCCAAGGTGATCCAGTTCGACCACGACCAGCTGTCCGTCTTCGGTATCGGCCAGGACCTCGGCGAGGCCGAGTGGCGCGGGGTCATCCGCCAGCTGCTGGCCCAGGGGATGCTCGCGGTCGAGGGGGAGTACGGCACGCTGGCACTGACCGAGGCGAGCGGTTCGGTGCTGCGGCGCGAGCGTGAGGTGCCGCTGCGCAAGGAGCCGAAGAAGCCGGCCACGTCCCGGTCGGGCGCGGCCTCGGGACGGGGCGACCGCAAGGCCAAGGCCGCCGCGCCCGAGCTGCCCGAGGAGCTGCTCCCCGCCTTCGAGGCCCTGCGTGCCTGGCGTGCCGAGCAGGCCCGGGAGCAGGGCGTCCCGCCCTACGTCATCTTCCACGACGCCACCCTGCGGGAGATCGTCGCCCGCGGGCCCGCCTCGGTGCGTGACCTGGGCACGGTCGGCGGCGTCGGCGAGAAGAAGCTGGCGAAGTACGGGGAGGGCGTGCTCGCCGTGCTGTCCGCCCTGGGCGAGCCGGGCCGGCCCCAGGCGGCCCCGGCAACGGCCGCGGCCGTGGACGAGGAGCCCGATCCCGGTTACTGGCCCGAGACGGAGGACGAGCCGGGACCGGAGCCGGAGGACTGGATGTAG
- a CDS encoding M56 family metallopeptidase, which yields MIACLLLLSVIGLTAAVPAPRALTRAAWPEREPVLALWVWQCLVATVLLSCLTALVLGAAAVFHTVRDHVFAPAPPAVTAAYDLSSAPVWADVLTLLLAGGAAWTTAMLARELAEARRRRGQTRAHLRERAPDLPAGLPAARGPLLVLEEEYPDAWWMPGHPPQLIVTTGALQRLTDHQLDAVLTHERGHARAHHDWLLHLSSALATGFPRVPLFAHFCDQTHRLVELAADDTASRRCGHLTTALALIELNQHRGVLSCASSRRLLGERVDRLLEPPPRLLPRHRALTTTLASLVPLLPLLITFAPGLTALS from the coding sequence ATGATCGCTTGCCTGCTCCTGCTGAGCGTCATCGGCCTGACGGCCGCCGTACCGGCGCCCCGCGCGCTGACCAGGGCCGCGTGGCCCGAACGGGAACCCGTCCTCGCCCTGTGGGTGTGGCAGTGCCTGGTCGCCACGGTCCTGCTGAGCTGCCTGACCGCGCTCGTCCTGGGCGCGGCCGCCGTCTTCCACACCGTCCGCGATCACGTCTTCGCCCCCGCGCCGCCCGCTGTCACCGCCGCCTACGACCTGTCCTCCGCGCCGGTCTGGGCCGACGTCCTGACCCTGCTGCTGGCCGGCGGGGCCGCCTGGACCACGGCCATGCTCGCCCGGGAACTCGCCGAGGCCCGCCGGCGCCGCGGCCAGACCCGCGCGCACCTGCGCGAACGTGCCCCGGACCTGCCCGCGGGACTGCCCGCCGCACGCGGCCCCCTGCTGGTGCTGGAGGAGGAGTACCCCGACGCCTGGTGGATGCCCGGTCACCCGCCCCAACTCATCGTGACCACCGGGGCGTTGCAGCGGCTCACCGACCACCAGCTGGACGCGGTCCTCACCCACGAGCGCGGCCACGCCCGCGCCCATCACGACTGGCTGCTGCACCTGTCCTCCGCGCTGGCCACGGGCTTCCCGCGCGTCCCGCTCTTCGCCCACTTCTGCGACCAGACGCACCGGCTGGTCGAACTGGCCGCCGACGACACGGCCTCCCGCCGCTGCGGACACCTCACCACCGCCCTCGCCCTGATCGAGCTGAACCAGCACCGCGGTGTGCTGTCCTGCGCCTCCAGCCGCCGTCTCCTCGGCGAACGCGTGGACCGCCTCCTGGAGCCCCCGCCGCGCCTGCTCCCCCGGCACCGGGCGCTGACGACCACGCTGGCCTCACTGGTGCCGCTGCTGCCCCTGTTGATCACCTTCGCGCCCGGCCTGACGGCCCTCTCCTGA